Proteins from one Mesotoga infera genomic window:
- a CDS encoding AAA family ATPase, producing the protein MRVVLENIGPIKKADISAGDLTVLVGPQATGKSIFLQLFKFCVDHAGIVRELKKFGFDWKNELESFLPVYFGEGMQAIWNSQSCIGLNGRKFQIETHVKRSGGNGKGPKVFYIPAQRVLIISAGWPLPFTSFDATYPFVVKDFSEKIRRIMDSGLGKGGIPIFPRDGYFKKEIRDALQKSIMREGKLKLDVGLRKRIMLEVAGVSMPIMTWSAGQREFAPLLLGLFWLLPSAKVSKKQGVNWVIVEEPEASLHPLAIRDVFLTIVELLSRNYKVLLSTHSSGIIELVWAINEIVYHPEATADKKRKLLLDLFELKATANTNKLIKDLENKKLVVNYFRPTEAGVVTEDISSLDPGSDKKSVSEWGGLVEFTSKTNEIVAQLWR; encoded by the coding sequence GTGAGAGTCGTTCTTGAGAATATCGGGCCGATAAAAAAAGCAGACATTTCGGCCGGTGACCTGACCGTTCTCGTCGGGCCACAAGCAACGGGTAAAAGCATCTTTCTTCAGTTGTTCAAGTTCTGCGTTGATCACGCTGGCATAGTCAGAGAATTGAAGAAGTTTGGCTTTGATTGGAAGAATGAGCTCGAGAGTTTCTTGCCAGTCTATTTTGGCGAAGGGATGCAGGCGATATGGAATTCTCAGAGCTGCATTGGACTTAACGGAAGAAAGTTTCAGATCGAAACTCACGTGAAGAGATCAGGTGGAAATGGCAAAGGGCCAAAGGTGTTTTATATACCCGCTCAACGAGTTCTGATTATCTCTGCCGGGTGGCCACTTCCTTTCACCTCTTTCGATGCTACGTACCCTTTCGTTGTTAAGGACTTCAGCGAGAAGATCAGGCGCATAATGGATTCCGGCCTTGGGAAGGGCGGCATCCCTATCTTTCCGAGAGACGGATACTTCAAGAAAGAGATAAGGGACGCGCTGCAGAAATCCATAATGAGAGAAGGCAAATTGAAACTAGATGTAGGCCTTAGGAAGAGAATCATGCTGGAGGTTGCTGGAGTATCAATGCCCATCATGACCTGGTCTGCAGGTCAAAGGGAATTTGCCCCGTTACTACTTGGATTGTTCTGGCTGCTGCCTTCGGCAAAAGTCTCGAAAAAGCAAGGTGTGAACTGGGTCATTGTTGAAGAGCCAGAGGCAAGCCTTCACCCGCTTGCAATTAGGGATGTCTTTCTTACTATAGTTGAGCTGTTGAGCAGGAATTATAAAGTCTTGCTCTCAACTCACTCATCAGGAATAATCGAACTGGTGTGGGCCATAAATGAGATTGTATATCATCCTGAAGCAACTGCGGACAAAAAGAGGAAGCTTCTCCTCGACCTTTTCGAACTAAAAGCAACGGCAAATACGAACAAACTAATAAAGGATTTAGAGAACAAGAAGCTCGTTGTCAACTACTTCAGACCAACCGAGGCTGGCGTGGTTACTGAAGATATTTCTTCACTCGATCCCGGGAGCGATAAGAAGTCAGTGTCGGAATGGGGCGGCCTCGTAGAATTCACTTCCAAGACAAACGAAATCGTAGCACAGCTCTGGAGGTAG
- a CDS encoding type II toxin-antitoxin system Phd/YefM family antitoxin gives MKYIATRDLRSNPSAVWETLDEGSEVIVTVNGKPKAIMIRADEDLEFLIKAISRAKAELAVERMRLQSLNSGLDSLSSEEIEREISESRKADR, from the coding sequence ATGAAGTACATAGCGACTCGAGACCTGAGAAGCAATCCCTCAGCGGTCTGGGAAACGCTTGATGAGGGATCGGAGGTTATCGTTACGGTTAACGGGAAGCCTAAAGCAATAATGATAAGGGCAGACGAGGATCTCGAGTTTCTCATAAAGGCTATTTCCCGAGCAAAAGCTGAACTCGCGGTCGAAAGAATGCGGCTCCAGTCTTTGAATAGCGGTCTTGATAGTCTTTCTTCAGAGGAAATTGAGAGAGAGATATCTGAAAGCAGAAAAGCTGACAGATGA
- a CDS encoding PIN domain-containing protein, producing the protein MKIVVDTNVLVAALLNPYGSPAGVLNCILSNRVLPCFDARIIDVYERVLRRPRFGFRSDDIRGLLDFFVRVGFLVAPEPVSLELPDLSDLPFVEVSRATNSPIVTGNPKHFPADFVTVLSPAALLEIIHRRAGK; encoded by the coding sequence ATGAAGATAGTAGTAGATACAAACGTCCTTGTCGCGGCTCTATTGAATCCTTACGGAAGTCCCGCAGGTGTTCTCAATTGTATTCTCTCAAATCGTGTTCTTCCCTGTTTCGATGCAAGAATCATCGATGTATACGAGAGGGTTCTTCGAAGACCGAGATTTGGATTCAGGAGCGATGATATAAGGGGGCTTCTGGATTTCTTTGTCAGGGTCGGCTTTCTTGTGGCTCCCGAACCTGTCTCTTTGGAGCTTCCAGATCTATCGGATTTACCTTTTGTTGAAGTCTCTAGAGCCACTAACAGTCCGATCGTTACGGGGAATCCTAAACACTTTCCCGCTGATTTCGTAACTGTCCTGAGTCCTGCAGCGTTGCTTGAGATAATTCACAGAAGGGCGGGTAAATAG
- a CDS encoding Mu transposase domain-containing protein has protein sequence MSKLLSVKANKYGIVTFEKNSYSTAPELSLRELWLKAEAFTVTILDERYERVVTHARLYGEKQEAFNWYSYGISPRRDVLRCSSKIMDPSFVRALGAVPRH, from the coding sequence ATCTCGAAACTGCTTAGTGTAAAGGCAAACAAATACGGGATAGTCACCTTTGAGAAGAACAGCTACTCGACAGCACCGGAACTATCCTTGAGGGAGTTGTGGTTGAAGGCAGAGGCTTTCACAGTAACGATACTGGACGAGAGATACGAAAGGGTCGTAACCCATGCGAGGTTGTACGGAGAGAAGCAGGAAGCATTCAACTGGTATTCTTACGGGATCTCGCCTAGAAGAGACGTCCTTCGTTGTTCGTCCAAGATCATGGACCCGTCCTTCGTGAGAGCATTGGGAGCAGTTCCTCGACATTAA
- a CDS encoding mechanosensitive ion channel domain-containing protein — translation MASIQIAKNNLVSIGDWIEVPKFQADGDVIDITLTTIRIQNWDKTISPIPFYALISESFKNWKGMFQAGRRRIKRSVFIDSSSIRFLDDELYDRLYRVEILRPYLESRKKEIE, via the coding sequence GTGGCCAGCATTCAGATCGCAAAGAACAATCTCGTCAGCATAGGCGACTGGATAGAGGTTCCGAAATTTCAGGCCGACGGAGACGTTATAGACATTACACTTACGACGATCAGGATCCAAAACTGGGACAAGACAATAAGCCCAATTCCCTTCTACGCCTTAATCTCGGAATCCTTCAAGAACTGGAAGGGGATGTTTCAGGCCGGGAGAAGGCGGATCAAGAGATCGGTATTCATAGACAGCTCCTCGATTCGCTTTTTGGATGACGAGTTGTACGATAGACTCTACAGAGTCGAGATTCTCAGGCCTTATCTCGAAAGCAGGAAGAAAGAGATAGAGTAA
- a CDS encoding ABC transporter permease — MSEKKSRVISWIILGIFLLAFILLISNMALWESFLRWLFPEEREVLHPRGTLLELVGEHLWMVIVSSGLATVIGISIGVLVTRPLGRQYLPLVSNLSSLGQTFPPVAVLALAVPLLGFGFKPTVAALLLYGLLPILRNTITGIENIPSEVREAAYGMGMSSWQVLFKIELPLALKVIMSGVRISVVINIGTATVGATIGAGGLGSPITAGLVSENPAFILEGAIPAALLAFSADSLLGNIEKSFSSE; from the coding sequence GTGTCAGAGAAGAAGAGTAGAGTCATATCCTGGATAATCCTTGGGATATTCCTTTTGGCATTCATTCTGCTAATATCCAACATGGCTCTCTGGGAGAGCTTTCTAAGATGGCTCTTTCCGGAAGAGAGGGAGGTTCTTCACCCCAGAGGTACCCTGCTGGAACTGGTTGGCGAACACCTGTGGATGGTGATTGTCTCAAGCGGACTTGCAACTGTAATAGGTATTTCGATCGGCGTTCTGGTTACGAGGCCGCTAGGAAGGCAGTATCTGCCACTCGTCTCCAATCTCAGCTCTCTCGGACAGACCTTTCCGCCCGTTGCGGTGCTTGCCCTTGCTGTTCCTCTTCTTGGATTCGGGTTCAAGCCCACGGTTGCCGCTCTGCTCCTATATGGACTTCTGCCTATCCTAAGGAACACGATAACCGGCATAGAGAATATCCCCTCCGAAGTTCGCGAAGCGGCTTACGGTATGGGTATGTCTTCCTGGCAGGTTCTCTTCAAGATCGAGCTTCCTCTAGCGCTAAAGGTAATTATGTCGGGAGTAAGGATATCTGTTGTTATAAATATCGGGACGGCGACCGTCGGAGCCACTATAGGAGCCGGCGGACTTGGATCGCCCATAACGGCGGGGCTTGTGTCGGAGAATCCCGCCTTCATACTGGAAGGAGCAATTCCTGCCGCTCTTCTTGCCTTTTCGGCCGATTCGCTGCTGGGGAATATAGAGAAGAGCTTTTCCTCGGAGTAA
- a CDS encoding ABC transporter ATP-binding protein: MIRFEKVTKEYDEETVAVKDITFEIPSRELTVLIGPSGCGKTTTLKMINRIIRPTAGRILIDGSDVTEMDIRQLRRGIGYVIQNVGLFPHMTVKDNIATVPKLLKWERSKIDVRVEELLQLVGLEPKSYANKLPKELSGGEAQRVGVARALAADPPIILMDEPFGAVDPLTRVRLQDEFARIQEELHKTIVFVTHDIDEAIRLADKIAVMKGGRILQFDTPEEILARPVEKFVHDFMGSDRALKRLSRIPVLEYIEKSETIDINGGWEQLGVTKEEFVWALDDSKKLIGWVDVSHSSRELPLREALTEMLEEEILSPDSTMKEALSRMLESGTMALPVVERSGRFLGQISLSKIQELTKSVREEE, from the coding sequence ATGATTAGATTCGAGAAAGTTACAAAGGAATACGATGAAGAGACCGTAGCCGTAAAGGATATTACGTTCGAGATTCCTTCGAGAGAACTTACCGTTCTTATCGGGCCGTCTGGATGCGGGAAGACAACGACACTCAAGATGATAAACCGAATAATCAGACCTACTGCCGGAAGGATTCTGATAGACGGCAGCGATGTAACTGAGATGGATATCAGGCAGCTCAGGAGAGGAATAGGCTACGTCATCCAGAATGTGGGACTCTTTCCCCACATGACGGTTAAGGACAACATCGCCACCGTGCCCAAACTACTGAAGTGGGAGAGATCGAAGATCGACGTTCGGGTGGAAGAATTGCTGCAGCTGGTCGGACTGGAGCCGAAGTCCTACGCAAATAAGCTTCCCAAAGAGTTGTCGGGCGGCGAAGCCCAGAGAGTGGGAGTTGCGAGAGCCCTTGCCGCCGATCCGCCGATAATTCTCATGGACGAACCTTTCGGGGCAGTCGACCCTCTTACGAGAGTCAGGCTTCAGGATGAATTTGCCAGAATTCAGGAGGAACTGCACAAAACAATTGTCTTCGTGACTCACGATATAGACGAGGCGATAAGACTGGCAGATAAAATTGCCGTTATGAAAGGGGGAAGAATTCTCCAGTTCGACACGCCCGAAGAGATTCTCGCAAGGCCGGTAGAGAAGTTCGTTCATGATTTCATGGGCTCCGACAGGGCTCTGAAGAGGCTCTCGAGAATTCCCGTTCTTGAGTACATAGAGAAAAGCGAAACGATAGACATTAACGGCGGCTGGGAGCAGCTGGGTGTCACAAAAGAGGAATTCGTCTGGGCACTGGACGATAGTAAGAAACTCATCGGATGGGTAGATGTTTCTCATTCCAGTAGAGAGCTTCCGCTCAGAGAAGCTCTGACTGAGATGCTGGAGGAAGAGATTTTGAGCCCCGACAGCACAATGAAGGAAGCGCTCTCGAGAATGCTTGAAAGCGGAACTATGGCTCTGCCGGTTGTTGAGAGATCGGGCCGTTTTCTAGGCCAGATAAGTCTATCGAAAATTCAGGAGTTGACTAAGAGTGTCAGAGAAGAAGAGTAG